The following are from one region of the Stigmatella ashevillena genome:
- the map gene encoding type I methionyl aminopeptidase, which produces MTTQVARQPPAVLPAPNEVCWCGSGSKYKKCHRGADAAEARKLGVNVQRRGIRPGIISPRRSVPANIPRPDYAETGRPGRGEMSDVKTPEVIARMRRAGKAAAQVLQITAAAVRPGITTDELDAIAHEAYIQLGGYPSTLNYHGFPKSLCTSVNEVICHGIPDSRALEEGDIVNLDITIFLEGVHGDCSATYFVGKVDPDSERLVRVARECLDVGLQAVKPGRPINDIGRAIEDHAAKNHMSVVRAYCGHGIGEKFHSALQIPHYYEEDANTIMQPGMTFTVEPMINLGHWQHRSWDDGWTAVTADGSRSAQFEHMLVVTEQGYELLTLP; this is translated from the coding sequence ATGACCACCCAAGTCGCTCGCCAGCCGCCCGCTGTTCTCCCAGCCCCCAATGAGGTCTGCTGGTGTGGCAGCGGCTCCAAGTACAAGAAGTGCCACCGGGGCGCGGACGCCGCCGAGGCCCGCAAGCTGGGCGTCAACGTCCAGCGCCGGGGCATCCGCCCGGGCATCATCAGCCCTCGCCGTTCGGTGCCCGCGAACATCCCGCGCCCGGACTACGCCGAGACGGGGCGTCCCGGACGGGGCGAGATGTCCGATGTGAAGACCCCGGAGGTGATTGCCCGCATGCGCCGCGCGGGCAAGGCCGCCGCCCAGGTGCTGCAAATCACCGCCGCCGCGGTGCGTCCGGGCATCACCACCGACGAACTCGACGCCATCGCCCACGAGGCCTACATCCAGCTGGGCGGCTACCCGAGCACCCTCAACTACCACGGCTTCCCCAAGTCGCTGTGCACCTCGGTCAACGAGGTCATCTGCCATGGCATCCCGGACAGCCGGGCCCTGGAAGAGGGGGACATCGTCAACCTCGACATCACCATCTTCTTGGAGGGGGTTCACGGGGACTGCTCGGCCACGTACTTCGTGGGCAAGGTGGACCCGGACTCCGAGCGCCTGGTGCGGGTGGCGCGCGAGTGCCTGGACGTGGGCCTCCAGGCGGTGAAGCCCGGCCGACCCATCAACGACATCGGCCGAGCCATCGAGGACCACGCGGCGAAGAACCACATGAGCGTGGTGCGGGCCTACTGTGGCCACGGCATTGGCGAGAAGTTCCACAGCGCGCTGCAGATTCCTCACTATTACGAGGAGGACGCGAACACGATCATGCAGCCGGGGATGACGTTCACCGTGGAGCCGATGATCAACCTCGGCCACTGGCAGCATCGCTCGTGGGATGACGGCTGGACGGCGGTCACCGCCGACGGCAGCCGCAGCGCTCAGTTCGAGCACATGCTGGTCGTCACCGAGCAGGGCTACGAGCTGCTCACGCTGCCCTGA
- the ycaC gene encoding isochorismate family cysteine hydrolase YcaC, giving the protein MSKPYRRLDINNAAVLLVDHQAGLLSLVRDFHPDQFRNNVMALADLAAYFKLPVVLTTSFEEGPNGPLMPELKEKFPDAPFIPRPGQINAWDNEDFVKAVKATGRKQLIIAGVVTEVCVAFPALSALEEDFEVFVVTDASGTFNEVSRHASWDRMSQAGAQLMTWFGVAGELHRDWRRDVEGLGALFSNHIPDYRNLINSYNTFKAPKSQQKAAP; this is encoded by the coding sequence ATGAGCAAGCCCTATCGCCGTCTCGACATCAACAACGCCGCGGTGCTGCTGGTGGACCATCAGGCAGGCCTGCTGTCGCTGGTCCGCGATTTCCACCCGGACCAGTTCAGGAACAACGTGATGGCGCTGGCGGACTTGGCAGCCTACTTCAAGCTGCCGGTGGTGCTGACGACGAGCTTCGAGGAAGGGCCCAATGGGCCGCTGATGCCGGAGCTGAAGGAGAAGTTTCCGGATGCGCCCTTCATTCCGCGCCCGGGGCAGATCAATGCCTGGGACAACGAGGACTTCGTCAAGGCGGTGAAGGCCACGGGGCGCAAGCAGCTCATCATCGCGGGAGTGGTGACCGAGGTGTGCGTGGCGTTTCCGGCGCTGTCGGCGCTGGAGGAGGACTTCGAGGTGTTCGTCGTGACGGATGCCTCGGGCACGTTCAACGAGGTTTCCCGCCACGCCTCGTGGGACCGGATGTCCCAGGCAGGGGCACAGCTCATGACGTGGTTCGGCGTCGCTGGGGAGCTGCACCGTGACTGGCGCCGGGACGTCGAGGGGCTGGGGGCGCTGTTCTCCAACCACATCCCCGATTACCGCAACCTCATCAACAGCTACAACACGTTCAAGGCCCCCAAGTCCCAGCAGAAGGCAGCGCCGTAA
- a CDS encoding SitI3 family protein, which translates to MSLDYGFNIKTALTPQQVLRIALAELGLEPETALDSPGVFKETAGPGFLASAGPVAPLSQTILQEDLGIAPSVNLHFWIDSGEERHAAITSMLQAGLAVLRQVPGDAVLLFIGETVLLLRRQGQLFLDERTGIWTPERLKQVDMPYTMKHFPVL; encoded by the coding sequence GTGTCTCTGGATTATGGCTTCAACATCAAGACTGCATTGACCCCACAGCAGGTGCTGCGGATAGCCCTTGCGGAACTTGGCTTGGAACCTGAGACGGCGCTTGACAGTCCAGGGGTGTTCAAAGAGACGGCAGGTCCCGGCTTTCTCGCCAGCGCCGGGCCTGTTGCCCCCTTGAGTCAAACCATCCTCCAGGAAGACTTGGGAATTGCTCCCTCCGTCAATCTCCACTTCTGGATTGACAGCGGAGAGGAGAGACATGCTGCCATTACATCGATGCTTCAGGCGGGACTGGCGGTGCTGCGCCAAGTCCCGGGAGATGCTGTCCTCTTGTTCATCGGAGAGACCGTCCTGCTCCTGCGCAGGCAAGGGCAACTGTTTTTGGACGAGCGCACCGGCATCTGGACACCTGAGCGGCTGAAGCAGGTGGACATGCCGTACACGATGAAGCACTTCCCCGTCTTGTAA
- a CDS encoding GH92 family glycosyl hydrolase: MWLLHRRSLVGLAIAGFLFAGCKSSSPPTDEPDVPGEEEPPPPPPPPPPPPPVDPTQLVNPFIGTQNFGNTFPGASAPFGMVQLSPDTGGQGGYDYQQDAIYGFSQTHLSGVGCGVMGELPIMPTTGAVESVDINGYKSKYSHDDEQATPGYYRVGLSRYGINAELTATERTGWLRFTFPSTATANVLFNTGKANQAVQDSEIHVVGDRTLEGRVRAGGFCAGRDQHTVYFTATFDRPFASHGTWRGSTRSPGSRDAAGSGNNGAWVTFDATTDLDVTVKVGLSYTGLEGARKNLAKETEESFDFEATRTRLHDAWVDKLRAIQISGGTRDRQVAFYSALYHAQLHPNLAGDVDGRYVGFDNQVHEASDYTPYQNFSLWDTYRPQNHLLEVIEPQVARDVALSILAIGRHGGWLPRWSLANSETNIMTGDPVTPFLVDVWARGLLEGHAQEAYALLRKNALQTPPSDSPYNGRSGIEFYNGRGYIPSGLKLGVDCAHKGGDNDCVHPASATLEYAAADAALALMARGLGHEDDARMFAERGQWYRNLWDASIDQFRPRTADGTWLTPYDPVEASHQFHEGGAYQYQWLVPQDPAGLVALMGGEHATEQRLDAFFAYDKLLADPAGTARADWITQPYDYYGKPTYNPNNEPDLLAPYIYLWVGAPAKTATVVRAAMTLFTTGPDGMTGNDDLGTMSAWYVFSSLGLYPTMSGANFLALSSPQFESAVVRIGAFGTRQASTLTLTAPGASDTRRYIQRVTLGDQELTRTYVEWTEILRGGLLAYALGDEPSIWGTGSSARPPSINQGEGDSRRHVDASVRPSAAVLPIRSEAQTIELALDVLGQAPQGLDITVTPTVPAGWSASATSFALSSQRLPVQWTGPLAITVPAHTPAGVYPLQVVVSAAGANTVTRNVTLELRPAGACLPDVSGQCAVDLTNDRNHDGTATVAQSREGDFDGQGWSYDATLLPAAGSVTWAGVKYSAPDPSGTANNFVEARGQGILLPGGNYQTLHLVSTSHNGPVTTTVSVRYTDGSVVDLPVTAGDWAGSAPSGTRVLLDMPHRIKAGSGVDGPPVRLFGQSLSLDPAKQVHSMSLPNDARFEVYAITLS, from the coding sequence ATGTGGTTGCTTCACAGGAGAAGCTTGGTGGGTCTGGCCATCGCCGGATTCCTGTTCGCCGGATGCAAGAGTTCGTCGCCCCCCACCGATGAGCCCGACGTTCCAGGGGAGGAGGAGCCCCCCCCTCCCCCTCCGCCTCCACCTCCGCCGCCTCCGGTGGATCCCACCCAGCTCGTCAATCCCTTCATCGGCACCCAGAACTTCGGCAACACCTTTCCCGGCGCGAGCGCGCCCTTCGGCATGGTGCAGCTCAGTCCGGACACAGGCGGACAGGGCGGATACGACTACCAACAGGACGCCATCTACGGCTTCAGCCAGACGCACCTGTCGGGCGTCGGCTGCGGCGTCATGGGCGAATTGCCCATCATGCCCACGACCGGTGCCGTCGAGTCCGTCGACATCAACGGCTACAAGTCGAAGTACTCGCATGACGACGAGCAGGCCACGCCAGGATATTACCGCGTCGGACTCTCGCGCTACGGCATCAACGCCGAGCTCACCGCCACCGAGCGGACCGGCTGGTTGCGCTTCACTTTCCCGTCCACGGCCACCGCGAACGTCCTGTTCAACACCGGCAAGGCCAACCAGGCCGTCCAGGACTCGGAGATCCACGTCGTCGGGGACCGGACCCTCGAGGGCCGCGTCAGGGCTGGCGGCTTCTGCGCCGGGCGGGACCAGCACACGGTGTACTTCACGGCCACGTTCGACCGGCCCTTCGCGTCCCACGGCACATGGCGCGGCTCCACCCGGAGTCCGGGCTCTCGGGACGCGGCCGGTTCGGGGAACAACGGCGCCTGGGTGACGTTCGATGCGACCACGGACCTCGACGTCACGGTGAAGGTCGGCCTGTCCTATACCGGGCTCGAGGGCGCCAGGAAGAACCTCGCGAAGGAGACGGAAGAGTCCTTCGACTTCGAGGCCACGCGGACCCGGCTGCATGACGCGTGGGTCGACAAACTCAGAGCCATCCAGATCAGCGGAGGCACCCGCGACCGGCAGGTCGCCTTCTACAGTGCCCTGTACCATGCGCAGCTGCACCCGAACCTGGCCGGTGACGTGGACGGCCGGTACGTCGGTTTCGACAACCAAGTCCACGAGGCGAGCGACTACACGCCGTACCAGAACTTCTCGCTGTGGGACACGTACCGTCCCCAGAACCATTTGTTGGAAGTGATCGAGCCGCAGGTCGCCCGGGACGTCGCGCTGTCGATCCTCGCCATCGGCCGACATGGGGGCTGGCTGCCCCGCTGGTCTCTCGCCAACAGCGAGACCAACATCATGACGGGGGATCCCGTGACGCCCTTCCTCGTCGATGTCTGGGCCCGGGGACTCCTCGAGGGTCATGCGCAGGAGGCCTACGCGTTGCTGCGCAAGAACGCGCTCCAGACACCGCCCTCCGATTCGCCCTACAACGGCCGCTCGGGCATCGAGTTCTACAACGGCCGGGGATACATCCCCTCTGGCTTGAAGCTGGGTGTCGACTGCGCGCACAAGGGCGGGGACAACGACTGCGTGCACCCGGCCTCGGCGACACTCGAGTACGCGGCGGCCGATGCGGCGCTCGCGTTGATGGCGCGAGGGCTCGGACACGAGGACGATGCACGGATGTTCGCCGAGCGCGGGCAGTGGTACCGAAACCTGTGGGACGCCTCCATCGACCAGTTCCGTCCGCGCACGGCCGATGGCACGTGGCTGACGCCGTATGATCCGGTGGAAGCCTCCCACCAGTTCCACGAGGGAGGGGCTTACCAGTACCAGTGGCTGGTGCCCCAGGATCCGGCCGGGCTGGTCGCGCTCATGGGCGGTGAGCACGCGACCGAACAGCGCCTGGATGCCTTCTTCGCCTACGACAAGCTGCTCGCGGATCCGGCAGGGACCGCTCGCGCGGATTGGATTACCCAACCCTACGATTACTACGGCAAACCCACGTACAACCCCAACAACGAGCCCGACCTGCTCGCGCCTTACATCTACCTGTGGGTGGGAGCGCCCGCGAAGACGGCCACCGTCGTGCGCGCGGCGATGACGTTGTTCACCACGGGGCCGGACGGAATGACGGGCAACGACGACCTGGGCACCATGTCCGCGTGGTACGTGTTCTCCTCGCTCGGTTTGTATCCGACGATGAGTGGCGCGAACTTCCTCGCCCTGTCCAGCCCCCAGTTCGAGTCCGCCGTGGTCCGCATCGGGGCCTTCGGCACCCGTCAGGCCAGCACGCTGACCCTCACGGCGCCCGGCGCCAGCGACACCCGGCGGTACATCCAGCGCGTGACGCTCGGCGACCAGGAGCTCACTCGGACCTATGTCGAGTGGACCGAGATCCTCCGGGGCGGCCTGCTGGCCTATGCGCTCGGCGACGAGCCCTCAATCTGGGGCACCGGGAGCAGCGCGAGGCCTCCATCGATCAATCAAGGTGAGGGGGACTCCCGTCGCCATGTCGACGCCTCTGTGCGGCCGTCCGCAGCCGTCCTGCCCATCCGCAGCGAGGCCCAGACGATCGAGCTGGCGCTGGACGTGCTCGGCCAGGCGCCCCAGGGGCTGGACATCACCGTGACGCCGACCGTCCCGGCGGGCTGGTCTGCCTCGGCGACGTCCTTCGCATTGTCGTCACAGCGTCTGCCCGTGCAGTGGACGGGGCCCCTCGCCATCACCGTGCCCGCCCACACGCCCGCGGGCGTGTATCCCCTCCAGGTGGTCGTCTCGGCGGCGGGGGCGAACACCGTCACCCGGAACGTGACGCTCGAGCTGCGGCCAGCGGGCGCCTGTCTGCCCGACGTTTCCGGACAATGCGCCGTGGATCTGACGAACGACCGCAACCATGACGGCACCGCGACGGTCGCCCAATCGCGAGAGGGCGACTTCGACGGCCAGGGCTGGAGCTATGACGCCACCCTGTTGCCCGCGGCCGGCTCCGTCACCTGGGCGGGCGTGAAGTACTCGGCGCCCGACCCGAGCGGGACCGCGAACAACTTCGTGGAGGCACGAGGCCAGGGAATCCTGCTTCCAGGAGGCAACTACCAGACGCTCCACCTGGTCTCCACGTCGCACAACGGCCCCGTGACGACGACGGTCTCCGTCCGGTACACCGATGGCAGCGTGGTGGACCTCCCAGTCACCGCCGGGGATTGGGCAGGAAGCGCGCCGTCTGGCACCCGCGTGTTGCTCGACATGCCTCACCGGATCAAGGCCGGGAGCGGCGTGGACGGACCGCCGGTGCGCTTGTTTGGCCAATCCCTCTCACTCGATCCGGCAAAGCAGGTGCACTCCATGAGCCTGCCGAACGACGCCCGGTTCGAGGTGTACGCGATCACGCTGTCCTGA
- a CDS encoding metal-dependent hydrolase produces MSSFIGHGLAALTVYAMARPARPVHWNWLIWLAVLALAPDVDYLVASLRLPGTPLIRVTHSLAGCLALPALTSAVLFLRGERGARLGWQSLQAACAGLSHVALDVLVGVTPAALLWPFSRATFVFPVGVLPSAGWPRLSNPYFYRNLLIELGVLVPSIASLLLLRHGALGVRARVLWGAGLALLSLGFMVWAASLSR; encoded by the coding sequence ATGTCCTCATTCATCGGACACGGTTTGGCCGCTCTCACGGTCTACGCAATGGCGCGGCCCGCGCGTCCAGTGCACTGGAACTGGCTGATCTGGCTCGCGGTGCTGGCGCTGGCACCGGACGTGGACTACCTCGTCGCTTCGCTGAGGCTGCCGGGAACACCCCTCATCCGGGTCACCCACTCGCTGGCAGGGTGCTTGGCGCTCCCAGCGCTGACATCTGCGGTGCTCTTTCTTCGCGGCGAGCGTGGAGCGAGGTTGGGGTGGCAGAGCCTGCAGGCCGCCTGCGCGGGGCTCTCGCACGTCGCCCTGGATGTGTTGGTAGGGGTGACTCCGGCAGCCCTGCTGTGGCCCTTCTCACGCGCCACATTCGTCTTCCCGGTGGGCGTGTTGCCGAGCGCCGGCTGGCCCAGGCTCAGCAATCCCTATTTCTACCGGAACCTCCTGATCGAGCTGGGGGTGCTCGTGCCGAGCATCGCGAGTCTTCTTCTTCTGCGTCACGGTGCCCTTGGCGTCAGAGCCCGGGTGCTCTGGGGGGCGGGGCTCGCGCTCCTGAGCCTCGGCTTCATGGTGTGGGCCGCGAGCCTCTCTCGCTGA
- a CDS encoding GNAT family N-acetyltransferase — protein MSDTTHISIRPVTPSDEVTLEDIRRAAFAPVFASFRALLGDEIYELAQAKEDAGQADMLRGLIAPGSGWDVFVAEVDANVIGFVAVKVDAETCIGEIGLNAVHPAHAGQGTGTALYEFALAHMKRAGARVATVGTGGDASHAAARRAYEKVGFNAAIPSVWLCRLL, from the coding sequence GTGAGCGACACAACCCACATCAGCATCCGCCCCGTAACGCCCTCCGACGAAGTCACCCTTGAGGACATCCGCCGCGCGGCCTTCGCGCCGGTGTTCGCGTCATTCCGCGCGCTCCTGGGCGACGAGATCTACGAATTGGCGCAGGCGAAAGAGGACGCAGGCCAGGCTGACATGCTTCGTGGCCTCATCGCCCCAGGCTCCGGCTGGGATGTGTTCGTGGCGGAGGTCGACGCGAACGTGATCGGCTTCGTCGCGGTGAAGGTCGACGCGGAGACGTGCATCGGCGAGATCGGTCTCAACGCGGTCCACCCAGCTCACGCCGGACAAGGCACCGGGACGGCGCTCTACGAGTTCGCGCTCGCCCACATGAAGCGCGCCGGCGCACGCGTTGCCACCGTTGGAACCGGCGGCGATGCGAGCCACGCAGCGGCACGGCGAGCCTACGAGAAGGTCGGCTTCAACGCGGCCATCCCGAGCGTGTGGCTCTGCCGCTTGCTGTAG
- a CDS encoding SDR family NAD(P)-dependent oxidoreductase produces MKDFPGKVAVVTGAGSGIGEAIAERLLAGGAHVVLADIDAGRARSVAARIDPAGGSTLAVTADVSDAKAVEELVAHTLTRFGALHLAVNNAGFPGQREVSTGAYALDEWRRVLATNLDGIFHGLRFEIPAIQASGGGAILNMSSVAGLVGVEGEPAYVAAKHGIVGLTRAAALEYAAKGIRVNAIAPGFIATPEILAASQEERAALAALHPMNRLGEPREVAELAAFLLSDRAAFITGSVHVIDGGYSAR; encoded by the coding sequence GTGAAGGATTTCCCGGGCAAGGTGGCGGTCGTGACAGGGGCGGGTTCTGGCATCGGCGAAGCCATCGCGGAGCGGTTGCTGGCGGGCGGCGCGCACGTCGTGCTCGCGGACATCGATGCGGGCCGCGCCCGTTCCGTGGCGGCCCGGATCGATCCTGCGGGCGGGTCGACCCTGGCGGTGACGGCCGACGTCTCCGATGCCAAGGCAGTCGAGGAACTGGTGGCTCATACCCTCACTCGATTTGGTGCGCTTCACCTCGCCGTCAACAATGCAGGCTTCCCAGGGCAGCGGGAGGTGAGCACCGGTGCGTACGCGCTCGATGAATGGCGCCGCGTCCTCGCCACCAACCTGGACGGCATCTTTCATGGTCTTCGCTTCGAGATTCCGGCCATTCAGGCTTCCGGTGGGGGGGCGATCCTCAACATGTCCTCGGTCGCGGGGCTCGTTGGGGTCGAAGGCGAACCCGCCTATGTCGCGGCCAAGCACGGCATTGTCGGGCTGACCCGGGCAGCCGCGCTCGAGTACGCGGCGAAAGGCATCCGGGTCAACGCCATCGCGCCGGGCTTCATCGCCACACCCGAGATCCTCGCTGCCTCCCAGGAGGAGCGGGCGGCGCTGGCCGCGCTCCATCCGATGAACCGTTTGGGCGAGCCCCGCGAGGTGGCCGAGCTCGCCGCCTTCCTGCTCTCGGACCGGGCGGCGTTCATCACGGGCAGCGTGCACGTGATTGACGGCGGCTACTCGGCCCGCTGA
- a CDS encoding AAA family ATPase, with amino-acid sequence MRIDKLELQNFRGFERFALDLDPDFTLLLGRNGAGKTAVLEALAVAIGEWFTGLRQVVGQARYLKDDDVRQVGHMSEGVPSIEKVYPVKVTAQGTVAEDQSVEWTRHILARAKRARSTGGTPVSGRAESLEAAVVRGEDVDLPVIGFYGTARLWLKKRDREDATVTSRLHGYHASLEPASSTWQFEAWMQWREQARIERVAAALQAGQDASAVHEPQLEAVQRAAAACLPGAKNLYFSLNTKSVLVDLEDGRTLPFHLLSDGYKNLVALAADLAWRCVQLNPHHGANAPPRTRGIVLIDEIDLHLHPHWQRRVIGDLRKTFPGVQFVATTHSPQVLSTANDSWVRLLVPGETRPRHVSRVKGKDTNALLEDIFGEPSRPQEMQRELDRLAKLIDEAKLEEARSLLGSLQEQLGTDDADIVRAEWAVRDMEDNRRDEDHEGR; translated from the coding sequence ATGCGCATCGACAAACTCGAGCTGCAGAATTTCCGCGGGTTTGAGCGCTTCGCGCTCGACCTCGACCCGGACTTCACGCTCCTGCTCGGTCGCAACGGGGCTGGCAAGACGGCAGTATTAGAGGCGCTCGCGGTCGCCATCGGTGAATGGTTCACGGGGCTGCGCCAAGTTGTCGGCCAAGCGCGATACCTTAAAGACGACGACGTCCGCCAGGTTGGCCATATGTCCGAGGGGGTGCCCTCGATCGAGAAGGTCTACCCGGTCAAAGTGACGGCGCAGGGGACGGTTGCTGAAGACCAGTCGGTTGAATGGACGAGGCATATTCTCGCGCGGGCCAAGCGGGCGCGCTCGACCGGCGGAACTCCGGTGAGCGGACGCGCGGAAAGCCTAGAGGCGGCCGTCGTCCGCGGCGAAGATGTCGACCTGCCGGTCATCGGCTTCTACGGCACAGCTCGGCTGTGGCTCAAGAAGCGTGATCGTGAAGACGCCACGGTGACATCGCGCCTGCACGGCTACCACGCGAGCCTGGAGCCGGCCTCATCGACGTGGCAGTTCGAGGCGTGGATGCAGTGGCGGGAGCAGGCTCGCATTGAGCGCGTGGCTGCGGCACTTCAGGCGGGGCAGGATGCCTCGGCGGTGCACGAGCCACAGCTCGAGGCGGTACAGCGCGCAGCAGCGGCGTGTCTCCCGGGAGCGAAGAACCTCTACTTTAGCTTGAACACCAAGTCAGTGCTGGTGGATCTTGAAGACGGCCGCACCCTGCCATTCCACCTCCTGTCGGACGGCTATAAAAACCTCGTCGCTCTGGCTGCTGACCTCGCCTGGCGATGCGTGCAGCTCAACCCGCACCACGGAGCCAATGCCCCTCCGCGCACGCGCGGCATCGTGCTCATCGACGAGATCGACCTGCACCTGCACCCGCACTGGCAGCGACGTGTCATCGGCGATCTCCGAAAGACCTTTCCTGGCGTGCAGTTCGTGGCGACGACGCACTCGCCGCAGGTGTTATCGACGGCGAATGACTCGTGGGTGCGGCTGCTCGTTCCCGGGGAGACGAGGCCCAGGCACGTCTCGCGAGTGAAAGGGAAGGACACGAACGCGCTGCTCGAAGACATCTTCGGTGAGCCGTCGCGACCTCAGGAAATGCAGAGGGAGCTCGATCGGCTCGCCAAGCTCATCGACGAGGCGAAGCTGGAGGAAGCGCGCAGCCTCTTGGGCTCGCTACAAGAACAGCTCGGTACGGATGACGCGGACATCGTGCGTGCCGAGTGGGCGGTGCGCGATATGGAGGACAACCGGCGTGATGAAGATCACGAAGGGCGCTGA
- a CDS encoding SDR family oxidoreductase: protein MGEPREVAELAAFLLSDRAAFITGSVHVIDGGYSAR from the coding sequence GTGGGCGAGCCCCGCGAGGTGGCCGAGCTCGCCGCCTTCCTGCTCTCGGACCGGGCGGCGTTCATCACGGGCAGCGTGCACGTGATTGACGGCGGCTACTCGGCCCGCTGA
- a CDS encoding peptidase C39 family protein: MARFWRSNAAERDFERFGRQGTVLASDGALELDASAPVGTSPFPAGGAAGTPPIEHYRLGSASLSEQAISGGFDSAIPSFDALTPPGTWVRVTLAARVEGTWTKDYDFGPWALDKSTVSRRSVDGQEDSQGRVLTDTLVLKRKADALRATVWLYSTQPGVSPRVRALSVALSDGTRMPVDSLSDQTGWGTVLDVPGLSQMPYPNGGPVWCSPTSTTMLLGYWNRKLGRNDLAEPVPTAAEHVYDEVYRGTGNWSFNTAYAAARGDGALHGAVVRLDGFAQVGRFIAAGIPVSISIAYTPGMLTGSAAYSSDGHLIVVKGFTPQGDVVCNDPAFPSDEKVGVTYKRAELWQAWRHSGGAAYVLWPTGTALPSGSVSLVP; encoded by the coding sequence GTGGCGCGTTTTTGGAGAAGCAACGCTGCGGAACGGGACTTCGAGCGCTTCGGCCGACAAGGCACGGTGCTCGCCAGCGATGGCGCGCTAGAGCTGGACGCGTCGGCACCCGTAGGCACCTCCCCCTTTCCAGCGGGCGGCGCCGCGGGCACGCCGCCCATCGAGCACTACCGTCTCGGCTCCGCGAGCCTGTCCGAGCAGGCCATCTCCGGGGGCTTCGACAGCGCCATTCCCTCCTTCGATGCGCTCACCCCTCCCGGAACGTGGGTGCGCGTCACCCTCGCCGCGCGCGTGGAGGGCACCTGGACGAAGGACTACGACTTCGGCCCCTGGGCACTCGACAAGAGCACTGTCTCCCGGCGCAGCGTGGATGGACAGGAGGATTCCCAGGGGCGCGTCCTCACCGACACGCTCGTGCTCAAGCGGAAGGCGGATGCCCTGCGCGCCACGGTGTGGCTCTACTCCACCCAACCGGGGGTGAGCCCCCGCGTCCGGGCGCTCTCGGTGGCGCTGAGTGATGGGACACGCATGCCGGTGGACAGCCTCTCGGATCAGACGGGCTGGGGGACCGTGCTGGACGTGCCGGGCCTCTCCCAGATGCCCTACCCGAACGGGGGGCCGGTGTGGTGCTCGCCCACCTCCACCACGATGCTGCTCGGCTACTGGAACCGGAAGCTGGGCCGCAACGATCTGGCAGAACCCGTCCCCACCGCCGCCGAGCACGTCTATGACGAGGTCTACCGGGGCACCGGCAACTGGAGCTTCAACACCGCCTATGCCGCCGCCCGGGGCGATGGCGCTCTCCACGGCGCGGTGGTGCGGCTCGATGGCTTCGCCCAGGTGGGGCGGTTCATCGCCGCAGGCATTCCGGTCAGCATCAGCATCGCCTACACGCCGGGCATGCTCACCGGTTCCGCGGCGTACTCCTCGGATGGCCACCTCATCGTCGTGAAGGGCTTCACCCCTCAGGGAGATGTCGTGTGCAATGATCCTGCCTTCCCCAGCGATGAGAAGGTCGGGGTGACGTACAAGCGGGCCGAGCTCTGGCAGGCTTGGCGCCACTCGGGAGGCGCCGCCTATGTGTTGTGGCCCACGGGCACGGCGCTGCCCTCGGGTTCGGTCAGCCTCGTGCCCTGA